From a single Syngnathus scovelli strain Florida chromosome 2, RoL_Ssco_1.2, whole genome shotgun sequence genomic region:
- the LOC125989145 gene encoding cysteine and glycine-rich protein 1, whose amino-acid sequence MNLGGGNQCGRCKRTVYFAEEVLCDSRRFHKACFACSVCSKRLDSTTVAVHLDEIYCKSCYGKTYGPKGYGFGVGAGTLNMDKGEGQGITREEPPAHRPTTNANPSKLAQKFGGSEKCPRCGKSVYAAEKVIGAGSSWHKTGCFRCATCGKGLESTTLADKDGEIYCKACYAKDFGPKGYGYGSGAGALPLTQ is encoded by the exons ATGAATTTAGGTGGAGGAAACCAGTGTGGACGTTGTAAGAGGACGGTTTACTTTGCAGAGGAGGTCCTCTGTGACAGTCGGAGATTCCACAAGGCCTGCTTTGCGTGCT CCGTGTGTAGCAAGCGCTTGGACAGTACGACCGTTGCTGTTCACCTGGATGAAATCTACTGCAAGTCGTGCTACGGCAAGACGTACGGGCCAAAAGGTTACGGTTTCGGCGTCGGAGCGGGGACCCTTAACATGGACAAGGGCGAGGGGCAAGGGATCACCCGAGAAGA GCCGCCCGCTCATCGCCCGACAACCAACGCCAACCCTTCAAAGTTGGCTCAGAAATTTGGCGGGTCCGAGAAATGCCCTCGATGTGGCAAGTCTGTCTACGCTGCGGAGAAAGTGATAGGAGCTGGAAGT TCGTGGCACAAGACGGGCTGTTTCCGTTGCGCCACGTGCGGAAAGGGGCTCGAGTCGACCACGCTTGCCGACAAGGATGGAGAAATTTACTGCAAAG cgTGTTATGCAAAAGACTTTGGGCCAAAGGGCTATGGATACGGAAGTGGAGCCGGAGCTCTGCCACTCACTCAgtag